GGGCAGTTCAGGGCCGGTGCTCCGGGAGGGGGGAAACGGCGCGATATCTTCCCGGCCCCGGCGCGCGGCTGTCAAACCTGTTCAGCGCCATAACCCCTGGATTTTCGCGGGGAATTGACCTAGCCCCGCTGCCATGGCCCGCCTGCCCGCCGCAGTGTCCGCCGGATTCCTCCTCGTGAGCGCCTGTGCCCACACGGTGCCGCCGCCCGCTCCGCCGCCGCCGGAGACGCCTGCCCAGGTGATGGCGCGCATCCAGGATTGGGAGGACCGCCGCTCGCTGGGAGGCGGTGAGCTCGTGCGGCTCGCCACCGCCGCGCCGGAGGTGAGCGTGCGCATGCGTGCCCTGCGTGCCCTGGCGCGCATCCAGGACGTGGAGACGCTGGAGGCCGTCGTCGCCGAGCTGACGGCGCCGGACAAGGCCGTGCGCGACGAGGCCGCCTTCGCCGCGGGCGAGCTGGCGCAGTCGTGGGAGCCGCTGCCGGAGGACGCTCGGACGGCGCTGACCGCCGCGCTGCTACGCGCCGAGGCCGCGGAAGCGGATGGCGATGTGCGCATCACGCTGCTGGAGGCGTTGGGCAAGCTGGCCACGCCTGGCGCGGTGGAGGTGCTGACGGCCCGGCTTTCTCCCGCCGAAGGCCCGTGGTCCGAGGCCGCGGCGACGGCGCTGGGCGTGGCGGCGCGCAAGGCCGGCGCGGCGGCGGTGGCGAACGTTCCGCTGGAGGCGATCCGCGCGCTGTTGAAGCCCCGTGAGCGGATCGAGGTGAACCTCGCCGGGGCGTACCTCCTGGCGGCGTCGAAGCGGCCGGACGCCGTGGAGGCGCTGCGCGCGTGTCTGTCCAACGCCCATCCGGATGTGATGGCCCTCTGCGTGAAGGGCCTGGGCGACGTGGGCAGCCCCAGCGACACGCTGGGGCTGAACCTGATGCTGGGGGACGCCACGCCGCGCGTGTCGGCGGAGGCGGCGCGGGCGCTGGCGAAGCTCGCGGTGAAGTGCGCGCCCGGCGCGTCCTGCGCTCCGCTCCTGGCCCTGGAAGGCCAGGCGCACCTGGCGAAGCGGGTCGCGGAAGGGAAGGCGGCGCAGGGCCATGCGTTGCTGGCGGTGGCGCAGCAGGGCCTTCCGCTCCAGGGCCGTCCGGTGTTGTCGCGCCTGAGGAAGGCCCTCGCGGAAGCCGACCGCACCGCCGTGTCCGACGAAGCGCACGCGGACCTCGCCTGGCTGGACTGCCGGTTCGCGGCGGCGATGGACCGGCAGCAGGGCTCGTTGGAGCAGGTATTCCAGTGCGGCTACGGCCGCGTGCCCGAAGCCCGATGGCTCGCCCTCGGACTCCATGAAGTGGCCCAGTTCAAGGGAGCGCCCACCACGGCATCGAAGCCGGGCGAGGCCAGCCCCGCGGTGCCTGGCGCGGCGTTCGCGGTGCCCTACCTGAACCACGCCAGTCCCCTCGTGCGTGGCGCCGCGCTGGACGCCCTCTCCGAGCGCCCCGTCCCCGAAGCGATGGCGCCCGTGCGCGCGCTCATCGGGGGAGGCGACGCGGTGGTGGCGGGGCTCGCCGCGGCCACCGCTGGCAAGTTGAAGGACGCCGCGGCGCTGCCCGCATTGGAGGCCCTGGCCGAGCGCGTTCCCAAGGAGCCGGACCTGGCGGAGGCGGTGGCCGGCGCGCTCGTCGCGTTGCAGGGCCGCGCGGCGGAGCCACGCCTGCGCGAATGGCTGACCCATCCGCACGTCAACGTGCGCCGGGTCGCGGCCGAGTCCCTCACCACGCTCACCGGCACGCCCGTCCGCTCCGCGCGCGTGGAGCTGCCCGCGGACACCTACCGTCCGCCGGCCGCGCCCGCGGGGACGACGCTCACGCTGCGCACGCGCAAGGGCGACATCACCGTCCTGTTGGATCCGGACGCGCCGCTCACGGGCGGCAACCTGGTGGCGCTCGCGAAGCAGGGCTACTTCCGGGGCATCACCTTCCACCGCGTGGTGCCGGACTTCGTCGCGCAGGGCGGAGACCCGCGCGGAGACGGGGAGGGCGGTCCCGGGCACTCCATCCGCTGTGAGATGACGCGCCGGCCGTATGCACGGGGCACGGTGGGGATGGCGCTGTCGGGCAAGGACACCGGCGGCAGCCAGTTCTTCTTCACCCACTCACCGCAGCCGCACCTGGACGGCCGCTACACGGCCTTCGGCGAAGTCGTCAGCGGCATGGACGTCGTGGACGCGCTGCTGGAGGGCACGGTCATCGACGACGTCGTCGTCGGAACCCGCGCCCCCTGAAAAAGCCCCCTCGCGCGTCAGGCCCCGGCGGCGCGCGCGGGCATCGGCTCGCCCTGGGCGTTGAGCTTGCCGCCCGTCCAGCGGTGGGTCTCCGCTTCTTCCATCAGCTCCACCTCGCGGCGGATGCGGGCCCACTCGGTCTCCGGCAGGCCGAGGAACGCCTCCGCGAGCGCCGGATCGAACTGCGTGCCCGCGCAGCGGCGGACCTCGTCGCGCGCCACGCTCATGGGGCGCCCCTTGCGATAGGGCCGGTCGGAGGTGATGGCGTCCAGCGTGTCCACGAGACAGAAGATGCGCGCGCCGACGACGATCTCCTCGCCCTTGAGCCCCAGCGGATAGCCCTTGCCGTCCCAGCGCTCCTGGTGCTGCAGGACGATGAGCGCCGCCTCGTGCAGGTAGGGCATCTTCGCCATCATCCGGTAGCCGAACTCCGGGTGCTGCTTCATCTCCACCCACTCATCCGGCGTGAGGGGCCCGGGCTTGAGCAGGATGGAGTCCCGGACTCCAATCTTCCCGATGTCGTGCAAGAGCGCGCCCTGTTCCACCACGTCCAGCGCCGGCCCGCTGAGGCCAATCTCCTGCGCCAGCCGCCGCGCGTACAGCGACACGCGACGCGAGTGCCACTGCGTCTCCGTGTCCCGGTAGTCCAGCGCGCTGATGAGCCCGTCCAGAAGCCCCGTCGTGCGCTCGACGACCCGGCGCTCCAGGTCCATGTTGATGGCCAAGAGCTCCGCGTTCTTGTCCGCGACCTCGCGCGTCAGCCGCTCGTTGGCCGCCACCAGCCGGTGGTGCTCGAAGGCCTGCCGGATGCTGCTCGTCAGCTCGCTCAGGGCCCACGGCTTGCCCAGCAGCCGGAAGACCTCGCCCCGGTTCACCGCCTCCGACGCGACCTTGAAGTCCGCCGCCGCCGTCAACATCAATCGCACCGCGCGCGGGTTCTTCTCCCGCAGCGCCGACAACAGCTCGATGCCGTTGAGGTACGGCATCATGAAGTCCGTCAGGACGACGTCGAATCCCTGCTCCCGCGACGCCACCACCGGATCGCTGTGCATCACGACCTCGTAACCCTCCGCCTGGAGGATCCGGGACAGCGCCGCGAGGATGAGCACGTCGTCGTCCACCACGAGGATTCGGGCCATGGGCTGATACGCTCCGAGCGAGTGGGCTGCGTCTTTTCTCAGAGTCTTATAGCCGGTCCAGGAGCGGCCAAACAGGCCCCCCCAAGCTTTCCAGTGCCGCTAAACTGCCGGAATCCTTGAAGTTTCGCTCAACCCGGAGGTCGCTGGACTCCACGTCCTGCTTGCCTGCCTGTCGAGCCGTGTTCTATGGTGGCCGCCTACCCGTCGTAAATGGCTGTAACCCCTTGGAATTCGGGAGCAATCTCCGATGGCTAGAGCCCCTGATGGGCCGGTGCCGGTGGTGGTGATGGGGCTGGGGTTCATCGGGCAGGAGATTGCCAGGGCGGCCCTGTCATCCCCCGAAGTGGAGCTGATGGGCGCGGTGGACTCGCAGCCCTCCCTGGTGGGCCGTCCCCTGGGCGACGTGCTGGGGCTGGCCGGGCCGCGCTTCAAGGTCGCGGACACGCTGGAGCGCGCCGTGGGGCGCCGCAAGGGCGTGGTGGTGCTGCACGCCACCAGCTCCCGGCTGTCGCAGGTGATGGATCAGCTGCTGGACGCGCTGAAGCTGGGGCTGCCCGTGGCCAGCACCTGCGAGGAGCTGGCGTTCCCGCACCTCAAGTACCCGGAGCTGGCGGAGAAGCTGGAGCGCGCCGCGCAGAAGGCGGGCGTCGCCATCGTGGGCACGGGCGTGAACCCCGGCTTCGTGCTGGACCGGCTGGTGGCCACCGCCGGGCAGGTGTGCGGCCCCGTGCGCAAGGTGACGGCCAGCCGGGTGGTGGACGCCCGGACGCGCCGTGAAGCCCTGCAGCGCAAGGTGGGCGCGGGCCTGACGGAGGAGGAGTTCTTCGACCTGGTGGACCGCGAGGAGCTGGGCCACGTGGGGCTGGTGGAGTCCGCGGCGCTGGCGGCGCTGGGGCTGGGGCTGGACTGCGACGACTTCGAGGAGGAGGTCGCGCCCGTCTTCGCCGAGGAGGAGATCACCGGCGGCGCATTTGTCGTGAAGAAAGGCCGCGTCGCGGGCATGTTCCAGTCCGTGGTGGGTTTGGAGGAGGGGCAGGAGCGGGTCCGCCTGGAGCTGACCATCGCGGTAGGGGCGGACAACCCACGGGATCGCATCGAGATCGACGCGGACCCCAGGCTGGTGCTGGAAATACCGGGGGGAGTGGCGGGTGACCGGGCCACCGCGAACGCGCTGGTGAATGCCGCGCCACGTTTGACGGCCGCGGAGGCAGGGCTCCTGACGGTGCTCGAGCTTCCGGCAGGCCGCTGAAGGATCATCAGGAGAGGGAAATGCTGGACAAGAACGCGATTGGCCGCGCCTCGCCGCCGACGCTCAACGAGGTGGAGAAGGGCGCCATCCGGCGCTTCGCCGAGGCGATTGGCGACTACAATCCCATCTACTACGACGAGGAGTACGCCCGTGCTTCGGGCTACCCCACCATCGTCGCGCCGCCCACGTTCCCCGCGTCGTTCCATTCCGCCGCGGACCTCCGGGAACTCCTGGGGGTGGGCATCAAGAGCCTGCTGCACGCCGAACAGGGCTTCGACTACGAGCGGCCCATCTTCGCGGGGGACCGCATCTACGTGTCCACCCGCGTGTCGGACGTCTTCGAGCGGCCGGGCATGTCCGGCAAGATGGACATCGCGGTCATCGAGGACGAAGGCCGGGACGAAGAGGGCAACCTCGTCTTCCGCGCCCGCCGGACCCTCGTGGTGCGTGCCGCCAAGGAGAACGCCTGATGCCCGCGCGCAAGCTCTACTTCGAATCCATCCGCGTCGGTGACGAGCTGCCGGCGCTGGCCAAGGCCCCGGTGGACCGCGTCCAGCTGTCGCGCTACGCGGGCGCCTCCGGCGACTACAACCCCGTGCACGTGGACGAGCTCTACGCCAAGAGCGTGGGCATGCCGTCCGTCTACGCCCCGGGCATGCTCGTCATGGGCATGCTCGGTCAGCTCATCAGCGACTGGGCGCGCGGCGGGCAGCTGCGGCGCTACAACGTCCGCTTCATCAAGATGGTGTGGCCGGGCGACACCGTGGTCTGCAAGGGCCGCGTGAGCGACCGCCACGGCTCCGGCGGCCGGTACTTCGTCGAGATCGACCTCTGGGCGGAGAACCAGAAGGGCGAACTCGTCATGAAGGGCGGCTCGCAGATCCAGCTCTTCTACTCGCTGGAGGACGAGAACCGGCAGCGCTCCGGCCAGTCCCCCATCGTGGTGGAGGTCCCCCGCGAGAGCCTGGTCGTCCCGGCCCCCGCCACCCCGGACGCCGCCGCGAGCGCCCCGCCGGCCGCCCCCGAGCGGGACCGCGACGAGGACGAGGAGGACGACGAGGAGGCGGACGAGCCCCGCACCGGTGCCTCGTCCAAGAAGACCGCCCCCCGGGAGAAGCCCGCCGCGAAGACGGCGTCCCTCCCGGCCGCGAAGAAGGCCAAGAAGTAGGCGTTCCCGGACGAAATCCCGCGTTCGAGCAGGGCAGCTTTCGACTGCTGCTCAACGCGGGGTGTCATCTTGGGTTGACTCAAAAATCAGTCGACGCCACACTTCCTGCGTCACATGGGCCGCTGACCCTTACTTTTTCCCGCCCTGCGGGAAGCAGGCAGGCAGCGAGCCCCTACGCAGGAGTGGCCATGTCCGCCGGCATCAACACCTACAAGACCGACCTTCGAGAGATCTTCTTCACGCTGTTCGAGCAGTTCGGCTTCGGCCAGGTGGCGGGCCAGGCTCCTTATGACGCCTGGGGGCCGGACGAGGCGAAGGCGGTCCTCACGGAGACGTACCGCTTCGCGCGCGAGGTGCTGGGGCCCCTCAACTCGGTGGGTGACCGCGAGGGCTGCCGGGTGGAGAACGGCGCCGTCTTCACGCCCAAGGGCTTCAAGGACGCGTGGAACAAGCTCTACGAGCAGGGCTTCAAGACGGTGGCGGTGAGCCCCGACCACGGCGGCCAGGGCGCGCCGATGATGCTCCAGGTGACGGTGGAGGAGATCCTCTCCGGCGCCAACACGGCCTTCAACATGTACCCGGGCCTCGCCTTCGGCGCGGCGGAGGTCATCGCGGAGTGCGGCACGCCCGCGCAGCAGAAGCAGTTCGTGGAGCGCATGCTCAACGGCACGTGGGGCGGCACCATGTGCCTCACGGAGCCGCACGCCGGCTCCGACGTGGGCGCGGCCAAGTCCACCGCGCGCCGCAACGCGGACGGCACGTACAACATCCGGGGCACGAAGATCTTCATCTCCGGCGGCGACCACGACATGGCCGGCAACATCATCCACCTGGTGCTCGCGCGCATTGACGGCGCGCCGGTGGGCACCAAGGGCCTGTCGCTGTTCATCGTCCCCAAGCTGCGCATCAACGCGGACGGCTCCGCGGGCCAGCCCAACGACGTCACCGTGGCGTCCATCGAGCACAAGATGGGCATCAACGGCTCCGCCACGTGTGTCCTCAACTTCGGTGAGAACGACGGCTGTCTGGGCGAGCTCGTGGGCACCGTCGAGCACGTGGGCATGAGCCAGATGTTCAAGATGATGAACGGCGCGCGCATCGCCGTGGGCATCCAGGGCGTGAGCCTGGCGTCGGCCGCGTACTACAACGCGCTCGACTACGCGAAGGACCGCAAGCAGGGCTCCCACTTCACCAAGTGGAAGGACCCGGCCGCGCCGCGCGCCGCCATCCTCGAGCACCCGGACGTCCGCCGCATGCTGCTGGACATCAAGGCGCACGTCGAAGGCATCCGCGCGCTGATCATCAAGCTGGCCATGCACCTGGACAAGGCGAAGCAGCTGGCGGGCAAGGACGACGACGCGGCCAGCTACCACAAGGGCCAGGTGGAGGTGCTGACCCCGCTGGTGAAGTCCTACGGCTCCGACCAGGCCTTCCGCCTCTGCGCGCAGGCCATCCAGGTGTACGGCGGCGCCGGCTACATCCAGGACTACCCGGTGGAGCAGTACACGCGCGACTCGAAGATCTTCTCCATCTACGAGGGCACCAACCACATCCAGGCCATGGACCTGGTCGGCCGCAAGATGGGCCAGGCGGGCGGCGCGCACTTCCAGCAGTTCATGGGCGACGTGGGCAGCTTCGTGGAAGCGCACCGCGAGCACCCGGTGCTGGGCGAGGCCGTGAAGACGCTGGCCGGCGCGCAGGAAGGCCTGATGTCCAGCGCGATGGCGCTGTTCGGCTGGTCGCAGGACGCGGGCCGCTTCCCGCTCATCCCGCTGTCCGCCAACCGCTTCCTCAACATGATGTCGGAGGTCGCCGTGGGCTGGCTGCTGCTGGACGCGGCCGTCATCGCGGAGAAGGCCGCCGCCAGCGTGAGCGCGGACCACCCGGACAAGGCGTTCTACGAGGGCAAGAAGTTCAGCGCCCTCTGGTACGCGCGCAACGTGCTGCCCAACGTGGAGTACGCCGCGCGCCTCATCGCCACCGAGGACACGTCCCCCATGGACATCACCGACGCGGCGTTCGGCGGCGTCTGAAGCCCGGCGTGAAGTCCTGAAATGAAGAAGGCCCTCCGGCATGCGTGCCGGGGGGCCTTCTGCTTTTCTTCCGCGCCTAGTTGCCTTCGCGCACGCCGATGGCGAGCTGCGCGAGGCCGGCCTTCTTCGCCAGCTCCATCACCTGCACCACGGTGCCGTGGGAGACGCCTTCGTCCGCCTGCACGATGACCACGGTGTCGGGGTTCTGGTTCTTCGCGGTCTCGAAGGCCTGCTTCAATTCGGCCTCCGCGACGACGTTGCCCGCGAGCATGAAGCGGCCGTCCGCCAGCACCGCCACGGACAGGTCCGTGGTGCGCGCGGTGACGTCCGCGGCGCCGCCCTTGGGCAGGTTCACCTTGAGGCCCGCCTTGGCGCCGCCCCCCGGGCCCTGCTGGGTGATGACCGAGCTGGTCACCATGAAGATGATGAGCAGCACGAGCATCACGTCCGTCAGCGGCGTGATGTTGATCTCCGCGAAGCCCGCGCCCTCCAGCTCGTCGTCGCCCGAGCCGGGCGTCTTTCCCATGGCCATGGTGGGCGTCTCTCCTTACGAGGCGGGCTGCGGATCCGGCCGCGGGGCCGGGGGCGTGGCGCTCTCGCGCGAGGGCGTGGCTTCCGGCAGGGGCCCGCCGGCGGCGCGCTCCTTGAGGGTCTCCACGAACTCGTCGCCCAGGAGGCGCAGCTCCACCAGCACCCGGGACAGCCGGGCCTGGAAGTAGTTGTAGAAGACCATCGCCTGCACGGCGACGAGGATGCCCACGGCGGTGGCGACGAGCGCTTCCGAGATGCCCGTCATCACGGCCGCGGAGCCGCCGGTGCCGCCGGCCTCCACGTCCACGCCCAGGTCCTTGAACGAGCGCATGATGCCGGCCACGGTGCCGAAGAGGCCCACGAAGGGCGTCGTCGAACCGATGGTGGCGAGCAGCCACAGGTTGCGCCGCAGCTTCAAACCCACCTGGGCGCGCTCGCGCTCCACGGCGGACTCGATGCCGTTGCCCCCGGTGGAGCGGGAGCGCTCCCAGCGGTCGAAGCCGGCGAGGAAGATGTCGGCCGCCACGGCGTCGGAGCGCTCGGCGGCGGTGCGGGCGGCGGCCACGTCCCCCCGGAGGAGGTGCTTCTGGACGATCTCCCCCAGGTTGCGGGAGCGCTCGCTCACGCCCCAGAGGGCGATGAGCCGCTCGATGGCCACGCCCAGGGCCACCACGGAGGCGCCCAGGAGGAGGGCGAGGGTGACGCCGCCCAGGCGAAGGTAATGAAGTAGATCGTTCAGGCTCATGATGGATGACCGGGCATGCGGCCCTGGCTCACACTAGGACATATGAACCGCGCAGCCGCCGCAATCTTCCTGGCCCTCCTCTGTTCGGCCTGCCCCAAACGCCTCGAGTTCGGTCCGGAAGGCCGCATCGAGGATGCCCAGACGCTCTACCAGCACGTGCGCGAGCGGCAGGCGCAGGTCGTGAACCTGGAGGGCGACGCCAAGCTGCACGTCGACTCGCCCCAGGGCAGCGGCACCCTCTCCACGTTCCTCTCCATCACCCGCCCGGGCTTCATCCACCTGGAGACGTACGACTTCTTCAACCGCCCGGTGGCCTCGCTCGTCTCCAACGGAGAGCGCTTCGGCGTCTACCAGGCGGGGGAGAACACGTACCTCCAGGGCCCGGCCAGCGCGGAGAACGTGTCCCGCTTCCTGCCTGTCGTCCTGCCGAGCGAGGAGCTGGTGGCGGTGATGCTGGGCCAGGTCCCCCTCCTGCCTCCGGAGTCCATGACCCTGGAGCTGGATGAGAAGGAGCGGGTGTACGTGCTGAAGCTCCAGCGGGGCCCCGCGACACAGACACTCCGCGTGGACCCGAAGCACCTGCGCGTGGTGAAGAGCGAGGTCCGGGGCGTGCCGGGCTATGACCTGGCGTTCGAGGACTTCGAGCAGCGCGGCGACCAGCTCTTCCCCGGCAAGGTGCACCTCATCGCCTCCACGGCGGACACGAAGCTGGACCTGAAGTACACGGACATCCGCCTCAACGGCCGCCCGGACCTGACGCTCTATGAGCTGGTGGCGCCCGAGGGGGCCAGGGTGGTGGACGTCGACGCACGGGGCCAGGAAGTCCGCTCGGGGGGCACGGTGTCGCCCGCGCCCCCCGCGCCGGGTTCCTGAGCTTCCAGGCGTCGAAAGACAGCGCCCCGGCGCAAACCGGGTACTATGGCGCGCACGACATGGCACAGATCAAGCTCGGAGAACTGCTGATCAAGGCGAACGTCCTGCAGGAGAGCCAGCTCAAGGCGGCGCTCGCCGAGCAGGCCAAGTGGGGCGGGAAGCTGGGCGAGATCCTCGTCCGGATGAACCTCGTGTCCGAGGACATCCTCGTGCGCGCCCTGTCGAAGCAGCTCGGCATGCCGGCGGTGAACCTGGACGCCGTGCAGATGGTGCCGCCGCACGTGAAGTCCAAGATCCCGGCGCAGACCGCGCGCGACTTCTCCGTGGTGCCGCTGCAGCTGCGCGACGACGGCAAGACGCTCGTGGTCGCCATGTCGGACCCGCTCAACGTGCGGGTGCTGGACGAGCTGCGGGCCCTGTCCAAGTGCCGCATCGTGGCCAACGTGGCGGGGCGCACCTCCGTGGCGCGGGCGTTCGCGCGCCTCTACGAGGAGACGGCGGAGCTGGAGGACGCGGACACCAACTTCAAGGTGGTGGACGCGCAGGGCCGCACCGTCGTGAAGAACCTGAAGGACCTGGACCCGGCCGCCGCCGTCGCCATGTCCCCCAAGCCCGCCGCCGCCGCTCCGCCCCGGCCACCGCCCCCCGCGGAGGCCCCCCGTCAGGCCGCCTCCGGCAGCCCCGCGGAGCTGCTCAAGAGCGTGGAGGAGGTCCAGCGCAAGGAGGTCGCGGCGCTGAAGGCCATGGTGGAGCTGCTCATTGAGAAGGGTGTTTTCTCCCGCGAGGAATACCTCGCCAAGGTCAAGCGGTAGCCCCCGGCCATGCGCAAGAAGATTGGTGAACTCCTCGTCCAGGCCGGAGTGGTGACGGACGAGCAGGTGAAGCAGGCCCTTGCCTCCGGACGTCGCGGCCAGGGCCGCAAGCTGGGCGAGGTGCTGGTGTCCATGGGCCTGTGCACGGGCCGGGACATCGCGCGGGCGCTGGCGGCGCAGCACGAGCTGCCCTTCGTGGAGATCCCCGAGTACATCCCGCACGGGGTGTCCTCGCTGGTGTCCATGGACTTCCAGAGCGAGCACCGGGTGCTCCTCTTCGCTTCGGAGCAGGACGGCCGCAGCGAGAAGATCCACGTCGCGGTGGAGGACCCGGGCAACCTGATGCTGGTGGACGAGCTGCGCTTCCAGCTGCGCAAGCAGCTCAAGGTATTCGTCGCCGCGTCGGATGACATGGAGCAGGCGCTCGCGCGCGGCCGGGGCGAGCCCCTGGACATCGTGGAGGCTGAACCGATGGACATGGACGAGGACGATTCGCCGGACATCCTGCCGTCGCCGCCTTCCGCCTCCGCGCGGCCCCCGGCGCCGCCGCGCCCGCCCGCGCCGCCGGCGCTGGACTGGGACCTGCCTCCACCGCCGCCGCACGAGTCGGGCGTCGACGGCGCGGAGGTGCTGGAAGACATCCTGGGCTCCAAGCCCCGCCCCAAGGCCCCGCGTCCCCCGCCGCCGCCCGCCGCGGCCCGGCCGCCGCCCCCTCCGCCCTCCGAGCCCGAGGACCCGAGCAAGCCGCGCGTGCCGGTGGTGCTCTTCGGCGGCGCCGCGCAGGGCGCGAAGCCGTCCATGGCGCTCACGCCCACGCCGGACTTCTCCGAGGAGGACCTGGCGGTGCTGGACGACATCGACCGCATCTCGCGCGGCGAGGAGGCCAGCCTGGACACGGAGAAGGTGAAGCCCGCGCGCATGGTCGCGAGCCTCATCCGCCTGCTCATCCGCAAGGGGCTCATCCAGGAGGCGGAGTTCCTGGAGGAGCTGGCCCAGAAGTGACCGGCGTCGCGCCGTCCCCCGGGGCCCGGGTCGACGCCCCGGCCCCGCTGCTGGACGTGCGGGGGCTCGTCACCCAGCTGTCGCTCCCGCGCGGCACGGTGCGCGCGGTGGACGGCGTGTCCTTCACCGTCCCTCCCGGCGGCACGCTGGGGGTGGTGGGGGAGAGCGGCTGCGGCAAGAGCCTCACGGCGCTGTCGGTGATGCGGCTCGTCCCCCAGCCGCCCGGCCGCGTGGTGGGCGGCGAGGTGCGCTTCCGGGGCGAGGACCTGCTGGCCCTGCCGGAGAAGGAGATGCGCCGCGTGCGCGGCCGGCACGTGGCCATGGTCTTCCAGGAGCCCATGACGTCGCTCAACCCGGTGTTCACCGTGGGCGAGCAGATTGGCGAAGGCGTCCGGCTGCACCTGGGCGCGACGCGCGCGCAGGCGCGTGAGCGCGCGGTGGAGATGCTCCGTCAGGTGGGCATCCCGGCGCCCGGCGAGCGCGTGGACGCGTACCCGCACCAGCTCTCCGGCGGCATGCGCCAGCGCGTGATGATCGCCATGGCGCTCGCGTGCGACCCGGCGCTGCTCATCGCGGACGAGCCCACCACCGCGCTGGACGTCACCATCCAGGCGCAGATCCTCGAGCTGCTCAAGCGCCTCCAGGCCGAGCGCCACATGGCGGTGATGCTGATCACGCACGACCTTGGCGTGGTGGCCGGAAGCTGTGACGCGGTGGTGGTGATGTACGCGGGCCGCATCGTGGAGCAGGCCCCGGTGCGCGAGCTGTTCGCCCGGCCCGCGCACCCGTACACGGCGGGCCTGCTGCGCTCCATCCCGTCGCCGCACGACGCGGGCGCGGCGGTGGAGGGCGGACGCCAGCGCTTGAAGGCCATCCCCGGCATGGTGCCTTCGCTGGGCGCGCTGCCGTCCGGGTGCGCCTTCCGCGACCGCTGCGACCGCGCCACCGAGCTGTGCGCCCGCGTCGCGCCCGTGCTGGAGCCCAAGCGCGGAGGCCAGTCCGCCGCCTGCCACCATCCGGTGCCCGCGCCATGAGCGAACCCCTGGTCCAGGTGCGCGACCTGAAGGTGCACTTCCCGGTGAAGGGCGGCCTGCTGGGGCGCACGCGCGGCACGGTGCGCGCGGTGGACGGCGTGTCCTTCGACGTCGCCCGGGGCGAGACGCTGGGCCTGGTGGGGGAGAGCGGCTGCGGCAAGAGCACCCTGGGACGCGCGGTGCTGCGCCTCATCGACCCGACCTCCGGCTCCATCCGCGTGGCCGGGCGCGAGCTGACCGGCCTGTCTCAGCGCGAGCTGCGGCCGCTGCGCCGGCAGATGCAGCTCGTCTTCCAGGACCCGTACGCGTCGCTCAACCCGCGCATGACGGTGGGGGACATCCTCGCGGAGCCCTTCGCCATCCATGGCCTCGCGAAGGGCAGGGCGCGCGAGGACGAGGTGCTGGCGCTGCTCGACGCCATGGGGCTGCCCCGCGAGGCGCGGCACCGCTACCCGCACGAGTTCTCCGGCGGCCAGCGTCAGCGCATCGGCATTGCACGTGCCATCGCGTTGCGTCCGGACCTGGTGGTGGCGGACGAGCCCATCAGCGCGCTGGACGTCTCCATCCAGGCGCAGATCGTCAACCTGCTGGTGGACCTGCAGCGCGAGCGCAGGCTCACATACGTCTTCATCGCGCACGACCTCAAGATCGTGGAGTACGTGTCCTCGCGCGTGGCGGTGATGTACCTGGGCCGCATCGTGGAGGTCGCGCCGTCGCGGGCGCTGTACGCCGGGCCTCGCCACCCGTACACGCAGG
The genomic region above belongs to Corallococcus caeni and contains:
- a CDS encoding ExbD/TolR family protein, coding for MAMGKTPGSGDDELEGAGFAEINITPLTDVMLVLLIIFMVTSSVITQQGPGGGAKAGLKVNLPKGGAADVTARTTDLSVAVLADGRFMLAGNVVAEAELKQAFETAKNQNPDTVVIVQADEGVSHGTVVQVMELAKKAGLAQLAIGVREGN
- a CDS encoding DUF4292 domain-containing protein translates to MNRAAAAIFLALLCSACPKRLEFGPEGRIEDAQTLYQHVRERQAQVVNLEGDAKLHVDSPQGSGTLSTFLSITRPGFIHLETYDFFNRPVASLVSNGERFGVYQAGENTYLQGPASAENVSRFLPVVLPSEELVAVMLGQVPLLPPESMTLELDEKERVYVLKLQRGPATQTLRVDPKHLRVVKSEVRGVPGYDLAFEDFEQRGDQLFPGKVHLIASTADTKLDLKYTDIRLNGRPDLTLYELVAPEGARVVDVDARGQEVRSGGTVSPAPPAPGS
- a CDS encoding ABC transporter ATP-binding protein, with protein sequence MTGVAPSPGARVDAPAPLLDVRGLVTQLSLPRGTVRAVDGVSFTVPPGGTLGVVGESGCGKSLTALSVMRLVPQPPGRVVGGEVRFRGEDLLALPEKEMRRVRGRHVAMVFQEPMTSLNPVFTVGEQIGEGVRLHLGATRAQARERAVEMLRQVGIPAPGERVDAYPHQLSGGMRQRVMIAMALACDPALLIADEPTTALDVTIQAQILELLKRLQAERHMAVMLITHDLGVVAGSCDAVVVMYAGRIVEQAPVRELFARPAHPYTAGLLRSIPSPHDAGAAVEGGRQRLKAIPGMVPSLGALPSGCAFRDRCDRATELCARVAPVLEPKRGGQSAACHHPVPAP
- a CDS encoding acyl-CoA dehydrogenase translates to MSAGINTYKTDLREIFFTLFEQFGFGQVAGQAPYDAWGPDEAKAVLTETYRFAREVLGPLNSVGDREGCRVENGAVFTPKGFKDAWNKLYEQGFKTVAVSPDHGGQGAPMMLQVTVEEILSGANTAFNMYPGLAFGAAEVIAECGTPAQQKQFVERMLNGTWGGTMCLTEPHAGSDVGAAKSTARRNADGTYNIRGTKIFISGGDHDMAGNIIHLVLARIDGAPVGTKGLSLFIVPKLRINADGSAGQPNDVTVASIEHKMGINGSATCVLNFGENDGCLGELVGTVEHVGMSQMFKMMNGARIAVGIQGVSLASAAYYNALDYAKDRKQGSHFTKWKDPAAPRAAILEHPDVRRMLLDIKAHVEGIRALIIKLAMHLDKAKQLAGKDDDAASYHKGQVEVLTPLVKSYGSDQAFRLCAQAIQVYGGAGYIQDYPVEQYTRDSKIFSIYEGTNHIQAMDLVGRKMGQAGGAHFQQFMGDVGSFVEAHREHPVLGEAVKTLAGAQEGLMSSAMALFGWSQDAGRFPLIPLSANRFLNMMSEVAVGWLLLDAAVIAEKAAASVSADHPDKAFYEGKKFSALWYARNVLPNVEYAARLIATEDTSPMDITDAAFGGV
- a CDS encoding ABC transporter ATP-binding protein → MSEPLVQVRDLKVHFPVKGGLLGRTRGTVRAVDGVSFDVARGETLGLVGESGCGKSTLGRAVLRLIDPTSGSIRVAGRELTGLSQRELRPLRRQMQLVFQDPYASLNPRMTVGDILAEPFAIHGLAKGRAREDEVLALLDAMGLPREARHRYPHEFSGGQRQRIGIARAIALRPDLVVADEPISALDVSIQAQIVNLLVDLQRERRLTYVFIAHDLKIVEYVSSRVAVMYLGRIVEVAPSRALYAGPRHPYTQALLSAVPVPDPERPRARLLLPGEPPSPLSPPTGCAFHPRCPHAMERCRRESPPLYPLGGGHAAACFLAEGDSREVQDGTAVSASGGGAGVLAQPSSRG
- a CDS encoding MotA/TolQ/ExbB proton channel family protein, whose protein sequence is MSLNDLLHYLRLGGVTLALLLGASVVALGVAIERLIALWGVSERSRNLGEIVQKHLLRGDVAAARTAAERSDAVAADIFLAGFDRWERSRSTGGNGIESAVERERAQVGLKLRRNLWLLATIGSTTPFVGLFGTVAGIMRSFKDLGVDVEAGGTGGSAAVMTGISEALVATAVGILVAVQAMVFYNYFQARLSRVLVELRLLGDEFVETLKERAAGGPLPEATPSRESATPPAPRPDPQPAS